A DNA window from Thioalkalivibrio sp. XN279 contains the following coding sequences:
- a CDS encoding ABC transporter substrate-binding protein has product MALCDDNTGQPGFRVAVFTPTTANNTYWPEVHSILRAAASDLDISLEIHEFNLSDRFEKVSVGVRRLTTEPLPDAAVFSVEFGEAVRLMDAAEQAGIPFFLNGPLFPEELNQLGELPGQAYQHWVGYFLEDEELKGYLLAQKLIAAARRARNAEDDGTIYVAGINGTRSWYGSILREAGLRRAIDDHPDVELLQMVYTRWTPEEGRRMASRILRRYPEVSVLWTASDQLAIGVAETISNGLAPDDLPVHTGGLDLSGAGIESVLQGDLVATVASSSLLWAQVIIDLYDHLQGVDRASHADSVLLAAPSVADRSTAESIRSRIREFEAIDFRQFSRFHEGADAPRLDEIMGDW; this is encoded by the coding sequence GTGGCACTCTGTGACGACAACACTGGCCAACCGGGCTTTCGTGTCGCCGTTTTCACACCCACCACCGCAAACAACACGTACTGGCCCGAGGTGCACTCGATACTCCGAGCGGCGGCTTCAGATCTCGATATCAGCCTGGAAATCCATGAGTTCAATCTGTCCGATCGCTTCGAGAAAGTGTCCGTCGGAGTGCGTCGCCTGACCACTGAGCCGCTGCCTGATGCCGCAGTATTTTCAGTAGAGTTCGGTGAGGCGGTCCGTCTCATGGATGCGGCGGAACAAGCTGGGATTCCCTTCTTTCTGAACGGCCCATTGTTTCCCGAAGAACTGAACCAATTGGGAGAACTCCCGGGGCAGGCGTACCAACACTGGGTGGGTTATTTCCTTGAGGATGAAGAACTCAAAGGATACTTGCTCGCGCAAAAGCTGATCGCAGCGGCGAGGCGCGCCCGGAACGCTGAAGACGACGGCACGATTTATGTTGCTGGCATCAACGGAACAAGATCTTGGTATGGATCGATCCTGCGCGAGGCGGGGTTACGCCGGGCGATCGATGATCATCCGGATGTCGAGTTGCTGCAGATGGTTTACACACGCTGGACTCCGGAGGAAGGGCGCCGGATGGCGTCCCGGATCCTTCGTCGCTATCCCGAAGTTTCAGTCCTGTGGACCGCCAGTGACCAGCTGGCTATTGGAGTTGCGGAGACGATAAGCAATGGGTTGGCCCCGGACGATCTTCCTGTGCATACAGGTGGCCTGGATCTATCCGGTGCGGGCATAGAGTCTGTGCTGCAGGGGGACCTCGTGGCGACGGTGGCGAGCAGCAGCCTGTTATGGGCCCAGGTCATCATCGACTTGTATGATCACTTGCAAGGCGTCGACCGGGCGAGCCATGCGGATTCGGTCCTGCTTGCGGCGCCGAGTGTCGCCGATCGTTCTACGGCCGAAAGCATACGATCCCGCATACGCGAGTTTGAGGCGATCGACTTCCGTCAGTTCTCTCGTTTCCACGAAGGTGCTGATGCGCCTCGCCTGGACGAGATCATGGGAGACTGGTAG
- a CDS encoding HDOD domain-containing protein — protein sequence MELYLVVLAVGAVAALWLASRARPPRPVRFRTPTPSPAAPHASPAASDDGPEESFDDDMLPAIRAILSGEPSELDAAMLPEALAGFTLLGAADLDPVEQAQVVALVATIALPPRSAQQLISPEFTANARPREFTELVTREPLLAAKVIGRVNSAFYGLASPIVSVAHAVTYLGVNTVRNMALQCILEQAFASEDPEVQNFNAWLLDSGAIAADLTAILGPRLGIRDVGTASTQTVLTFIGDFAMPMLMSPHSVIGHWRLGLLERTQNEQFTLGANAMIVGQLLMEALELPVNVRSDVADIHRVLVTPAKEEVSEREARIALCYACARMAESIVLGRVHDSADLSVQGSHAAEFHHLQSYLAKPPLARLTDHLRAGDVKLAVARMIAGAARSRDVSYQRYHTE from the coding sequence ATGGAACTCTATCTCGTGGTGTTGGCCGTCGGTGCGGTCGCCGCCCTCTGGCTTGCTTCTCGTGCCCGACCGCCACGACCGGTCCGTTTTCGCACGCCCACTCCTTCGCCCGCGGCGCCCCATGCCTCGCCGGCCGCGAGCGACGACGGGCCAGAGGAGTCGTTCGACGATGACATGTTGCCCGCCATCCGAGCGATTCTCTCCGGCGAGCCGTCGGAGCTCGACGCGGCCATGTTGCCGGAAGCACTGGCGGGCTTCACCTTACTGGGCGCCGCCGACCTGGACCCTGTCGAGCAGGCGCAAGTGGTCGCCTTGGTCGCCACCATCGCGCTGCCGCCACGTTCGGCGCAGCAGCTTATTTCCCCGGAGTTCACGGCGAATGCGAGGCCCCGGGAATTTACTGAGCTGGTGACTCGTGAGCCCCTGCTCGCCGCCAAGGTCATCGGCCGGGTCAACTCGGCGTTCTACGGCCTCGCCTCGCCGATCGTCAGTGTCGCCCATGCGGTCACCTACCTTGGCGTGAACACCGTGCGCAACATGGCGCTGCAGTGCATCCTGGAGCAGGCGTTTGCCAGCGAAGACCCCGAAGTCCAGAACTTCAATGCCTGGCTGCTAGATTCCGGCGCCATCGCAGCGGACTTGACTGCCATCCTCGGGCCCCGGCTCGGTATACGCGACGTCGGCACCGCGTCGACCCAGACCGTGCTGACATTCATCGGTGATTTCGCCATGCCCATGCTGATGTCACCACACTCGGTCATCGGTCATTGGCGCCTGGGTCTGCTCGAGCGCACCCAGAACGAGCAGTTCACGCTCGGCGCCAATGCCATGATCGTCGGACAGCTGCTGATGGAAGCCCTGGAACTGCCGGTCAACGTGCGCAGTGACGTCGCTGATATCCATCGCGTACTGGTCACACCAGCCAAAGAGGAGGTCTCAGAGCGCGAGGCACGTATCGCACTGTGCTACGCATGCGCTCGGATGGCGGAAAGCATCGTGCTGGGCAGGGTGCATGATTCGGCCGACCTCTCTGTGCAAGGCTCCCACGCAGCGGAATTTCATCACCTGCAGAGCTACCTCGCCAAGCCACCCCTGGCACGCCTTACTGATCACCTGCGTGCCGGCGACGTCAAACTGGCTGTGGCCCGCATGATCGCTGGCGCCGCACGCAGCCGGGACGTCTCATACCAGAGATACCACACGGAATGA
- a CDS encoding diguanylate cyclase, producing the protein MEGSLNLNAFSRLDERYRSLFDAQLILLDENNRVVYAGADSGYAFLDDIAGTPIARTPDGRKAWVIKASETDQEFIGANAPARYGWRVVVLKERPALGAELAEFAPLAVACLLGSFLAAAALGWGLARRIARPLDRLLEGLRWYQVGRHSSPFGRLDGLSSEYISAFRQLHWFTIRHASAHRRLARSLAESKQLQVELEHVLQHREQEISERTQELQAANFKLKHLARVDALTNLGNRRWFDHILEQRWRAAARDGGAFAVMMLDVDYFKRYNDTCGHPAGDAVLRQLGQVIRDNLLRPMDMPARYGGEEFAVILGESDFQGAVKVAERLHTAVAALAIPHPASPFGIITVSVGLGMLAPCGAESAPNIQIPDAALYRAKAEGRNRVVAIDWHEGQSCRCAELAS; encoded by the coding sequence GTGGAGGGCTCGCTGAACCTTAACGCCTTCTCTCGCCTGGACGAGCGATACCGTTCACTATTCGATGCGCAGTTGATTTTGCTCGACGAAAACAATCGAGTGGTGTACGCGGGTGCGGACTCCGGGTACGCATTTCTCGACGATATTGCGGGGACTCCGATCGCGCGTACGCCGGATGGCCGTAAGGCGTGGGTCATCAAAGCGTCCGAGACCGATCAGGAATTCATCGGCGCAAATGCGCCGGCGCGATACGGCTGGCGGGTGGTTGTGCTCAAGGAGCGCCCCGCTCTTGGGGCTGAACTGGCCGAGTTCGCACCATTGGCGGTGGCATGTCTGCTCGGCTCGTTTTTGGCTGCGGCCGCACTGGGCTGGGGACTGGCCCGGCGGATCGCCCGTCCTCTGGATCGACTTCTCGAAGGCCTTCGGTGGTACCAGGTCGGTCGTCACTCGAGCCCCTTCGGGCGTCTTGACGGCCTTTCGAGCGAATACATCTCCGCATTCAGGCAGCTGCACTGGTTCACCATTCGCCATGCCAGCGCGCATCGTCGACTGGCCAGGTCACTTGCCGAATCGAAACAGCTCCAGGTCGAGTTGGAGCACGTGCTGCAACATCGCGAGCAGGAGATCTCTGAACGCACGCAGGAGCTCCAGGCGGCGAACTTCAAGCTCAAGCATCTCGCCCGTGTCGACGCCCTGACCAATCTCGGGAACCGGCGCTGGTTCGATCATATCCTGGAGCAGCGCTGGCGTGCAGCCGCAAGAGACGGTGGTGCATTCGCCGTAATGATGCTGGATGTTGATTACTTCAAGCGTTACAACGATACCTGCGGGCATCCGGCAGGTGATGCCGTCCTGCGCCAGCTGGGTCAAGTGATTCGGGACAACCTGCTAAGACCCATGGACATGCCTGCCCGGTACGGGGGCGAAGAATTTGCCGTCATCCTCGGGGAGAGCGATTTCCAAGGTGCGGTAAAAGTGGCGGAACGTCTTCACACTGCGGTAGCGGCGCTTGCGATTCCGCACCCTGCCAGTCCATTCGGCATTATCACGGTGAGTGTTGGCCTTGGGATGCTGGCGCCATGCGGCGCTGAGAGCGCGCCCAATATCCAAATTCCCGATGCGGCACTTTATCGAGCGAAGGCCGAGGGCCGGAACCGGGTCGTGGCAATTGATTGGCATGAGGGGCAATCATGCCGATGCGCCGAACTCGCGAGCTGA
- a CDS encoding HD domain-containing phosphohydrolase has product MARILVVDDHAPSRSLVSWCLQSCGHETVEAGDGVEALAVARADCPDLVISDALMPRMDGFSLCRAWMADSALAQVPFLFYSASYPSESDRQFGLSIGASGYLKKPMPIDELVAVVESALQEHAEKSSQPALNGKAFDQTHYALVTRKLEAKIAELNAMNAAYKTQRQEYERLFSANPQPMWIYDSQTLKFLAANDAAVALYGYTREEWLAMTIKDIRHPAECDCLDAALARERGKPFSDADVWTHIRKDGSSLQVEVSAHSIDFNGRPARVVMAMDVTERLLAQEREKAHLHRIEDAMRGTIKVVNRMVELRDPYTAGHERRTAVLCDAIGTELGMSSDQLDGLTMAALVHDIGKIAIPTDILTKPGKLSEIERLYIQQHAEAGYELLKGLSFPWPIAEIVWQHHERMDGSGYPRGLSGEDILLEARILAVADTLEAMASHRPYRPAFPMEQALSQIEKKSGVLYDTDIAAACLRLFRERGYVLPGD; this is encoded by the coding sequence TTGGCCAGGATTCTAGTTGTAGACGACCACGCGCCCAGTCGATCCCTGGTCAGCTGGTGCCTGCAGTCCTGCGGGCATGAAACAGTCGAAGCGGGTGACGGCGTCGAGGCGCTCGCCGTCGCGCGTGCGGACTGCCCCGACCTCGTGATTTCCGACGCCCTGATGCCACGCATGGACGGATTCTCGTTGTGTCGGGCCTGGATGGCGGACAGCGCCCTGGCCCAGGTGCCGTTTCTCTTTTATTCAGCCAGCTATCCCTCGGAAAGCGATCGCCAGTTCGGGCTCAGCATCGGCGCGAGTGGCTATCTAAAAAAGCCCATGCCCATTGATGAACTGGTGGCGGTCGTCGAGTCGGCGTTGCAGGAACATGCCGAGAAGTCGTCCCAACCGGCACTCAACGGCAAGGCTTTCGACCAGACGCACTACGCGCTGGTGACCCGGAAACTCGAAGCCAAGATCGCCGAGTTGAATGCGATGAATGCCGCTTACAAGACGCAGCGGCAGGAATACGAGCGTCTTTTCAGCGCCAATCCGCAACCGATGTGGATTTATGACAGCCAGACACTCAAGTTCCTTGCGGCGAACGATGCGGCCGTCGCGCTGTACGGCTACACGCGTGAAGAATGGCTGGCCATGACGATCAAAGACATTAGGCATCCAGCGGAGTGCGATTGCCTCGACGCCGCGTTGGCGCGTGAACGAGGTAAGCCATTCTCGGATGCTGACGTCTGGACACATATCAGGAAGGACGGCTCCTCTCTACAGGTTGAGGTTTCAGCCCATTCGATAGACTTCAACGGGCGACCGGCACGTGTCGTGATGGCCATGGACGTCACGGAGCGCCTCCTCGCACAGGAGAGGGAAAAGGCGCACTTGCACCGCATTGAAGACGCAATGAGGGGCACCATCAAGGTCGTCAATCGAATGGTGGAATTGCGTGATCCCTATACCGCCGGTCATGAACGCAGGACAGCTGTATTGTGCGATGCAATCGGCACTGAGCTCGGAATGAGCTCTGACCAGCTCGATGGGCTGACCATGGCGGCCCTGGTGCACGACATCGGCAAGATTGCCATTCCCACAGATATTCTCACCAAGCCGGGCAAGCTGTCAGAGATCGAAAGGCTTTACATTCAGCAACACGCTGAAGCGGGCTACGAACTGCTCAAGGGGCTGTCTTTCCCCTGGCCTATTGCAGAGATCGTCTGGCAGCATCACGAGCGCATGGATGGCAGCGGATATCCCCGGGGATTGAGCGGCGAGGATATCTTGCTGGAGGCTCGCATCCTCGCTGTGGCGGACACCCTCGAGGCCATGGCGTCCCATCGCCCGTACCGGCCGGCCTTCCCCATGGAGCAGGCGCTCAGCCAGATCGAGAAGAAGTCGGGCGTTCTTTACGACACGGATATAGCCGCAGCATGCCTGCGGCTATTCCGGGAGCGTGGCTACGTGTTGCCCGGTGACTAA
- a CDS encoding chemotaxis protein CheW, which produces MEDQESRPEGPGAEEGREYLTFRLGQEEYGLNILNVQEIRGYDSVTKIA; this is translated from the coding sequence ATGGAAGATCAAGAATCCCGGCCGGAGGGGCCGGGAGCAGAGGAAGGGCGCGAATACCTGACTTTTCGTCTCGGGCAGGAGGAGTACGGCCTGAACATCCTGAACGTGCAGGAAATCAGGGGCTACGACTCCGTCACCAAGATCGCCAA